Proteins co-encoded in one Streptomyces sp. JH34 genomic window:
- the pcrA gene encoding DNA helicase PcrA has protein sequence MSSLFDDSFLTGLQQGEDGSPPPPEEHAPETVPEGLFEDVFDAPPPPREAYYRDGAPRPVVDSAALLDGLNTEQRAAVVHAGSPLLIVAGAGSGKTRVLTHRIAHLLAERGVHPGQILAITFTNKAAGEMKERVEDLVGPRANAMWVMTFHSACVRILRRESKRLGFTSSFSIYDAADSKRLMALVCRDLDLDPKRYPPKSFTAKVSNLKNELIDEETFAGQAADGFEKTLAQAYALYQARLREANALDFDDIIMTTVHLLQAFPDVAEHYRRRFRHVMVDEYQDTNHAQYTLVRELVGPAGEGDAPGELCVVGDADQSIYAFRGATIRNILQFEEDYPDATTIMLEQNYRSTQTILSAANAVIERNESRRPKNLWTNAGTGTRITGYVADTEHDEAQFVADEIDRLTDSGDSKAGDVAVFYRTNAQSRVFEEIFIRVGLPYKVVGGVRFYERKEVRDVLAYLRVLSNPEDTVPLRRILNVPKRGIGDRAEAMIDALSMREKISFPQALRRVDEAYGMAARSANAVKRFNTLMEELRTIVESGAGPAVVVEAVMERTGYLAELQASTDPQDETRIENLQELASVALEFEQERAEEEGAGTLAEFLEKVALVADADQIPDEDEDGSGVVTLMTLHTAKGLEFPVVFLTGMEDGVFPHMRALGQVKELEEERRLAYVGITRARERLYLTRAAMRSAWGQPSYNPPSRFLEEIPDQHLEWKRKGPMAASAGPTSGITSSLSSARSKSGPSGFATRRTSEKPVVTLAVGDRVTHDQFGLGTVTAVDGFGDKAKATVDFGDERPKKLLLRYAPVEKL, from the coding sequence ATGAGCAGCCTCTTTGACGACAGTTTCCTGACCGGCCTCCAGCAAGGGGAGGACGGCTCCCCGCCGCCCCCCGAGGAGCACGCACCCGAGACGGTGCCGGAGGGCCTCTTCGAGGACGTCTTCGACGCGCCTCCGCCGCCGCGCGAGGCCTACTACCGCGACGGTGCCCCGCGCCCCGTCGTCGACTCCGCCGCGCTGCTCGACGGGCTGAACACCGAGCAGCGCGCAGCCGTCGTGCACGCCGGCTCCCCGCTGCTCATCGTGGCCGGCGCCGGTTCGGGCAAGACCCGGGTGCTCACCCACCGGATCGCCCATCTCCTGGCCGAGCGCGGGGTGCACCCCGGGCAGATCCTCGCGATCACCTTCACCAACAAGGCCGCCGGCGAGATGAAGGAGCGCGTCGAGGACCTCGTCGGCCCGCGCGCCAACGCCATGTGGGTCATGACGTTCCACAGCGCCTGCGTACGGATCCTGCGCCGGGAGTCGAAGCGCCTGGGCTTCACCTCGTCGTTCTCGATCTACGACGCCGCCGACTCCAAGCGTCTGATGGCACTGGTCTGCCGCGATCTCGATCTCGACCCGAAGCGCTACCCGCCGAAGTCGTTCACGGCGAAGGTCTCGAACCTCAAGAACGAGCTGATCGACGAGGAGACCTTCGCGGGGCAGGCGGCCGACGGGTTCGAGAAGACGCTGGCGCAGGCCTACGCGCTCTACCAGGCGCGCCTGCGCGAGGCGAACGCCCTCGACTTCGACGACATCATCATGACGACGGTCCACCTGCTCCAGGCGTTCCCCGACGTCGCCGAGCACTACCGCCGCCGCTTCCGGCACGTCATGGTCGACGAGTACCAGGACACCAACCACGCGCAGTACACCCTGGTGCGCGAACTGGTGGGCCCGGCGGGCGAGGGCGACGCACCGGGCGAACTGTGCGTCGTCGGTGACGCGGACCAGTCGATCTACGCCTTCCGCGGCGCGACCATCCGCAACATCCTCCAGTTCGAGGAGGACTACCCGGACGCGACGACGATCATGCTGGAGCAGAACTACCGCTCCACGCAGACGATCCTGTCGGCGGCCAACGCCGTCATCGAGCGCAACGAGAGCCGCCGTCCCAAGAACCTCTGGACGAACGCCGGCACCGGCACCCGGATCACCGGCTACGTCGCGGACACCGAGCACGACGAGGCGCAGTTCGTCGCCGACGAGATCGACCGGCTGACGGACTCGGGCGACTCGAAGGCGGGCGACGTCGCCGTCTTCTACCGCACGAACGCCCAGTCCCGTGTCTTCGAAGAGATCTTCATCCGTGTCGGACTGCCCTACAAGGTCGTCGGCGGAGTGCGCTTCTACGAGCGCAAGGAGGTCAGGGACGTCCTGGCCTACCTCCGGGTGCTGTCCAACCCCGAGGACACCGTCCCGCTGCGCCGCATCCTCAACGTGCCCAAGCGGGGCATCGGTGACCGGGCCGAGGCGATGATCGACGCCCTTTCGATGCGCGAGAAGATCTCCTTCCCGCAGGCGCTGCGCCGTGTCGACGAGGCGTACGGCATGGCAGCCCGGTCGGCGAACGCCGTGAAGAGGTTCAACACGCTGATGGAGGAGCTCCGCACGATCGTGGAGTCCGGCGCGGGACCGGCGGTCGTGGTGGAGGCCGTCATGGAGCGGACGGGCTATCTCGCCGAACTCCAGGCGTCCACCGACCCGCAGGACGAGACCCGTATCGAGAACCTCCAGGAGCTCGCCTCCGTCGCTCTCGAATTCGAGCAGGAGCGGGCGGAGGAGGAGGGCGCGGGCACGCTCGCCGAGTTCCTGGAGAAGGTCGCGCTCGTCGCCGACGCCGACCAGATCCCCGACGAGGACGAGGACGGCTCCGGTGTCGTCACGCTGATGACGCTGCACACCGCCAAGGGCCTCGAGTTCCCCGTGGTGTTCCTGACGGGCATGGAGGACGGTGTCTTCCCGCACATGCGCGCGCTCGGTCAGGTGAAGGAACTGGAGGAGGAGCGCCGGCTCGCCTACGTGGGCATCACGCGTGCCCGCGAGCGCCTTTACCTGACCCGGGCGGCGATGCGGAGCGCATGGGGCCAGCCCTCGTACAACCCGCCGTCGCGGTTCCTGGAGGAGATCCCGGACCAGCACCTGGAGTGGAAGCGCAAGGGGCCGATGGCGGCGTCGGCGGGACCGACGTCCGGCATCACGTCGTCCCTGTCCTCGGCCCGCTCGAAGTCGGGGCCGTCGGGGTTCGCGACCCGGCGCACCTCCGAGAAGCCGGTGGTCACGCTGGCGGTCGGGGACCGGGTCACACACGACCAGTTCGGTCTGGGCACGGTGACGGCGGTCGACGGGTTCGGCGACAAGGCGAAGGCGACGGTCGACTTCGGCGACGAGAGGCCGAAGAAGCTGCTCCTGCGCTACGCGCCGGTCGAGAAGCTCTGA